One window of Alkaliphilus metalliredigens QYMF genomic DNA carries:
- the murA gene encoding UDP-N-acetylglucosamine 1-carboxyvinyltransferase, whose amino-acid sequence MSRFIIEGGKKLEGEMRVSGAKNSVLPILAATVLNGSLNVIHDIPNLSDVKVMTGILESVGCHVKREGNTMIVDSSELDNHEIPEHLVREMRSSIIILGAILSRCGKIKISYPGGCEIGPRPIDLHLKSLREMGTKIEEKHGYLICEAKQLKGCEIQLDFPSVGATENSILAAVFAEGTTIIRNAAREPEILDLENFLNAMGGKVSGAGSATVYIEGVKKLHSVEHRIIPDRIVAGTYLAAAAATKGKVTLSNVIPEHIQSVIYKLREAGCNITCSNQSVQLVSPTKLKAIDSIRTLPYPGFPTDMQSQMMALMTMGDGISVFAENIFENRYKHAEELIRMGANIKVDGRVAIIRGVPKLTGATVSAKDLRGGAALIIAGLAAEGTTIIENAKHVDRGYDDIHEVLQQVGAQITKV is encoded by the coding sequence ATGAGTCGCTTTATCATTGAAGGTGGGAAGAAGCTAGAGGGGGAGATGCGCGTAAGTGGGGCAAAAAACTCGGTTTTACCCATATTAGCAGCAACTGTATTAAATGGTTCTCTCAATGTGATTCATGATATACCAAACTTATCCGATGTAAAAGTCATGACAGGTATTTTAGAATCCGTGGGTTGTCATGTGAAAAGAGAAGGGAATACCATGATTGTCGACTCAAGTGAGTTAGATAATCATGAAATTCCTGAACACCTAGTTAGAGAAATGAGATCTTCCATTATTATCTTAGGTGCTATATTATCTCGTTGTGGTAAGATTAAGATTAGCTATCCTGGAGGATGTGAAATTGGCCCTAGGCCCATTGACTTACACTTAAAATCCTTGCGAGAAATGGGAACAAAAATTGAAGAAAAACATGGGTATCTAATCTGTGAAGCAAAACAATTAAAGGGCTGCGAGATTCAATTGGACTTTCCAAGTGTCGGAGCCACGGAAAACAGTATATTGGCAGCGGTGTTTGCAGAAGGTACGACAATTATTAGAAATGCTGCCAGAGAGCCAGAAATTTTGGATTTAGAAAACTTTTTAAATGCAATGGGTGGAAAGGTTTCAGGGGCAGGAAGTGCCACAGTTTACATTGAAGGAGTTAAGAAACTCCATAGTGTAGAACACAGGATTATTCCCGATCGTATTGTGGCAGGTACCTATCTGGCAGCCGCAGCGGCTACTAAAGGAAAAGTTACATTATCTAATGTGATACCAGAGCATATACAATCAGTCATATACAAATTAAGGGAAGCTGGATGTAACATCACGTGTTCCAATCAATCAGTTCAATTAGTGAGTCCTACTAAACTAAAAGCCATTGACTCCATAAGAACCCTACCTTATCCTGGATTTCCTACGGATATGCAATCACAGATGATGGCCTTAATGACTATGGGAGATGGCATCAGTGTTTTTGCTGAAAATATTTTTGAAAACCGTTATAAGCATGCAGAGGAATTAATTCGAATGGGAGCAAATATTAAGGTGGATGGCCGTGTAGCCATTATAAGAGGGGTTCCTAAATTAACTGGAGCCACTGTGTCGGCAAAGGACTTAAGAGGTGGGGCAGCACTCATTATTGCTGGCTTAGCTGCAGAAGGAACAACAATTATTGAAAATGCAAAACATGTGGATAGAGGGTATGATGATATTCATGAAGTATTGCAACAAGTGGGTGCACAAATTACAAAGGTATAA
- the murG gene encoding undecaprenyldiphospho-muramoylpentapeptide beta-N-acetylglucosaminyltransferase gives MRIMISGGGTGGHIYPAIAIANQITEKHPQAKIQFVGTAKGLESELIPKAGYEIKHITVSYLRRKISFHNVKSIAKLIKGLVEARRLIKDFNPDVVIGTGGFVCGPVLYMATKLGYKTLIHEQNVFPGLTNRVLGNYVDRIALSFEEAERYFKSKEKLIITGNPIRREFLEISQEEATQKYNSGSKKHLILVVGGSGGAARINETVVNLLKKHPNNDFKILLVTGQRHFETIKLQLGKKQDTLRYNDVLPYLTNMPHALKACDLLICSAGAITIAEVTAVGKPAIIIPKSYTAGNHQEFNAKALEEKGAAIMIKEEVLNADRLYLEITGLLSDKKRLEQMAKASALSAKTQALEMIYAEVISMIKS, from the coding sequence AAACATCCCCAGGCAAAAATACAATTTGTCGGAACAGCCAAAGGACTAGAAAGTGAACTGATACCAAAGGCGGGCTACGAAATCAAACATATTACAGTGAGTTATTTGAGAAGGAAAATTTCTTTTCATAATGTAAAGAGTATTGCGAAGTTGATTAAGGGATTAGTGGAGGCAAGAAGATTAATTAAGGATTTTAATCCAGATGTGGTTATCGGGACTGGAGGATTTGTTTGTGGGCCAGTACTTTATATGGCCACCAAATTAGGCTATAAGACATTAATCCATGAGCAAAATGTGTTTCCAGGGCTCACAAATAGGGTACTAGGAAACTATGTAGATCGAATTGCCCTAAGCTTTGAAGAAGCAGAGCGGTACTTCAAGAGCAAGGAAAAGCTTATTATAACAGGCAATCCAATTCGAAGAGAATTCTTAGAAATCAGTCAAGAAGAAGCCACACAAAAATATAACTCAGGAAGTAAAAAACACCTGATTCTCGTGGTGGGAGGAAGTGGAGGTGCTGCGAGAATCAATGAGACTGTGGTAAATCTACTTAAGAAGCATCCAAATAACGATTTCAAGATCCTATTGGTGACGGGACAAAGACACTTCGAAACAATCAAACTGCAGCTAGGAAAAAAACAAGATACTTTACGCTATAATGATGTGCTTCCTTATTTAACAAATATGCCGCATGCCCTTAAAGCATGTGACTTGTTGATCTGTAGTGCAGGTGCCATCACCATTGCTGAAGTTACCGCCGTAGGAAAACCAGCGATTATCATCCCTAAATCCTATACCGCAGGAAATCATCAAGAATTTAATGCCAAGGCGCTGGAAGAGAAAGGTGCAGCGATTATGATTAAGGAAGAAGTATTAAACGCCGATCGGCTTTACTTGGAAATAACGGGTCTGTTAAGTGATAAAAAGCGGCTAGAGCAAATGGCAAAGGCTAGCGCTCTTTCAGCCAAGACTCAAGCTTTAGAAATGATCTATGCCGAAGTCATTTCAATGATCAAAAGTTGA